The region GTAAAGGGGCACCGCTTCAAAGCCGTGATCCTCAATGAAACAGGCGGTTTCATATGTAACAATCGGCCGGTACAGGGTGTTGAGCCGGTTGTATGAATAAATGGTGTAATTGGCCCAGTGGGTGCCCTCGGTGATGCCGCGGTAACTTCCGCGCGTGATCGGCTGGACAATCGTAATGACCGATTTGCAGTCCGGAAAAATATTTTTCGGATGCATCCGGCGGGGCGCATTGGCAAAGCGTTCAATGTTTGCGATTCCCACGTCGCCGCAGCCCGCCCGAATGGCGGCTTCCTTTACCATTTTTGCGGTCAGTTTCATGATTGCATGCACCTCGTTCAGTTTTTGCCGTATTGTTTGAAGCAACCGGCCATGCCGGGAGCGCTTGAATTGTTTTTTGTGTCCAGCGGGCGCGCATATTTATCAAGAACCCAGGGCGTTCTCTTGCGGAACGGAAATTCAAACTTATTGTTTAGCTTGCCGTTCGATTCCAGCCGGGCGACGCACGCCCGCCCGCACGCCGCGGCGCAGCGGTCCGGCCGGCTGCCGCGCCCTTCGCCAAGAAGCGCGCCGTTCGGACAGGCGCGGCAAATTTCGTAATCAACCGCGGCAACTTCCATGGTATGCGGCGGAATGCCGGCGGTATGTTTGTTTTTCAGATCAATCGCCCCGAACGGACAGGCGGCGGCGCAGGCCCCGCAGTCGCCACATATTTTTTTCGCGCTGACGGGGTCGGCCGAAAGCTCCGCATCGGTTAAAATCATGGCAAACCGCTGGCGGATGCCGTATTCCGGCGTGATGAAAAAGCCGCCCAGTCCGATTTCCCCCAAACCGGCCGCATGGGCGGCAAATTCA is a window of Kiritimatiellia bacterium DNA encoding:
- a CDS encoding 4Fe-4S dicluster domain-containing protein encodes the protein MNSNDLKKYAKERGADMVGIAAIDRFASLSPDKNPLAIFPECKSVVVLGRRILRGSMRGVEEGTNFNSTYNTFGYNWLENNFLSRTTYEVTCFIEAQGFEGVPLFGYYENGMPKGRPVAPGKPAPNVILDYEFAAHAAGLGEIGLGGFFITPEYGIRQRFAMILTDAELSADPVSAKKICGDCGACAAACPFGAIDLKNKHTAGIPPHTMEVAAVDYEICRACPNGALLGEGRGSRPDRCAAACGRACVARLESNGKLNNKFEFPFRKRTPWVLDKYARPLDTKNNSSAPGMAGCFKQYGKN